Proteins encoded within one genomic window of Brevinematales bacterium:
- a CDS encoding FAD-dependent oxidoreductase — protein sequence MHDRFGVAVIGGGPGGLAAAIEARRNDAGRVLVIERNERPGGILPQCIHNGFGGDIFGQDLPGPLYAQRFIDEAVQNGVEFQSDTMVMGLDSDLTIHAASRRNGYIALKAGAVVLAMGCRERTRAQVRLPGTRPAGVFTAGTVQRLVNIEGYMPGKRFVILGSGDIGMIMARRLTIEGAGVVKVIEILPFLTGLRRNYVQCLRDFDIPLELSTTVNRIIGRERLEAVETVRVDPELKPIPGTEAMIPCDSLLLSVGLIPENELSLRAGVELDPVTGGPKVDERMATNMPGIFAAGNVVTIYDLADEVSKAGYIAGRSAAEYARNGHGGGGDTVDIVPGENVRGVVPHRVNIREGLDTGVVLSFRVSRPIEGKAVIEVMHGDTLAASVRKPFARPAEMLSVHVKLKEINRSDKNITVNVRAADGE from the coding sequence ATGCATGATAGATTCGGTGTCGCCGTAATCGGCGGGGGGCCGGGCGGATTGGCCGCCGCTATCGAGGCCCGGCGGAACGACGCGGGCCGCGTGCTCGTAATCGAGCGCAACGAGCGTCCGGGCGGCATACTCCCGCAGTGTATCCATAACGGCTTCGGGGGAGATATATTCGGGCAGGACCTGCCCGGCCCGTTGTACGCGCAACGCTTTATCGACGAAGCCGTACAGAACGGGGTGGAGTTCCAAAGCGATACAATGGTGATGGGGCTGGACAGCGATTTAACTATCCATGCCGCGAGCCGCCGGAACGGGTATATCGCGCTAAAAGCGGGAGCGGTCGTCCTCGCGATGGGGTGCAGGGAACGCACGCGCGCGCAGGTACGGCTTCCGGGGACACGCCCGGCGGGGGTGTTCACAGCGGGCACTGTCCAGCGCCTCGTGAATATCGAGGGATATATGCCCGGCAAACGGTTCGTCATACTCGGCTCCGGCGATATAGGGATGATTATGGCGCGGCGGCTGACTATCGAGGGCGCGGGGGTGGTCAAGGTGATCGAGATACTCCCGTTCCTCACCGGACTGCGCCGGAACTATGTGCAATGCCTGCGCGATTTCGATATCCCTCTCGAATTGTCGACTACAGTCAACCGGATTATCGGGCGTGAACGTCTCGAGGCGGTCGAGACAGTCCGGGTCGACCCCGAACTGAAGCCCATACCCGGCACGGAGGCGATGATTCCATGCGACTCCCTGCTGTTATCGGTCGGGCTGATACCCGAGAACGAGCTTTCCCTGCGCGCGGGTGTGGAACTCGATCCTGTCACGGGCGGGCCGAAGGTCGACGAGCGGATGGCGACGAACATGCCGGGGATATTCGCCGCGGGGAACGTAGTCACAATCTACGATCTCGCGGACGAGGTGAGCAAGGCGGGATATATCGCCGGACGCTCGGCTGCGGAGTACGCGCGGAACGGGCACGGTGGCGGCGGCGATACGGTCGATATCGTGCCGGGCGAGAATGTCCGCGGCGTTGTGCCGCATCGGGTCAATATCCGCGAAGGGTTGGATACCGGTGTCGTCCTGTCGTTTCGGGTATCCCGTCCTATCGAGGGTAAGGCGGTGATCGAGGTCATGCACGGGGATACGCTGGCGGCGAGCGTCAGAAAACCGTTCGCGCGTCCCGCCGAGATGCTGAGCGTCCATGTGAAATTGAAGGAAATAAACCGTTCAGATAAAAATATTACAGTGAATGTCCGCGCGGCGGATGGGGAATAA